A single genomic interval of Cucumis sativus cultivar 9930 chromosome 5, Cucumber_9930_V3, whole genome shotgun sequence harbors:
- the LOC101208641 gene encoding probable xyloglucan endotransglucosylase/hydrolase protein 28, translating to MVFFRIPFLFASFLCFFSLLVSGSSRNFPILDFEEGYNPLFGDDNLVLLKDGKSVHLHLDERTGSGFVSQDLYLHGLFSASIKLPSDYTAGVVVAFYMSNGDMFAKNHDEIDFEFLGNIRGKDWRIQTNIYGNGSTSIGREERYGLWFDPSEDFHEYSILWTESLIIFYVDNVPIREVKRTATMGGDFPSKPMTLYATIWDGSTWATNGGKYKVNYKYAPYIAEFSDFILHGCTVDPTEQSSSCDHSQKSIPIPSGMTPSQRAKMESLRKKHLTYSYCYDRIRYKTPPSECVINPDEAERLRLFDPVTFGKGRRHRGKIHHHSHPRQAESASA from the exons ATGGTTTTCTTTCGAATTCCCTTTCTCTTTGCttcttttctctgttttttctcACTTCTTGTTTCTGGGTCTTCGAGGAATTTCCCGATTCTCGACTTTGAAGAAGGTTATAATCCTTTATTTGGTGATGACAATCTCGTCCTTCTCAAGGATGGCAAGTCAGTTCATCTTCATCTTGATGAGAGGACTg gCTCTGGGTTTGTTTCTCAAGACCTTTACCTTCATGGGCTTTTCAGTGCTTCCATTAAGTTGCCTTCTGATTACACTGCTGGTGTTGTGGTTGCCTTTTAT atGTCAAATGGAGACATGTTTGCTAAGAACCATGACGAGATAGATTTTGAGTTCTTAGGGAATATTAGAGGCAAAGATTGGAGGATTCAAACCAATATTTATGGGAATGGAAGCACAAGCATTGGTAGAGAAGAAAGATATGGGCTCTGGTTTGATCCATCTGAAGATTTTCATGAATACAGCATCCTTTGGACCGAATCTCTCATCAT CTTTTATGTGGACAATGTTCCCATTAGAGAGGTGAAAAGAACGGCAACAATGGGAGGTGACTTTCCTTCTAAACCAATGACTTTGTATGCAACAATCTGGGATGGATCTACTTGGGCTACCAATGGAGGCAAATACAAAGTTAACTACAAATACGCCCCATACATCGCTGAATTCTCCGATTTTATCCTCCATGGCTGCACCGTCGACCCAACCGAACAATCCTCAAGCTGTGATCACTCCCAAAAATCTATACCAATCCCTTCTGGTATGACACCATCTCAAAGAGCTAAAATGGAAAGCCTCAGGAAGAAACACTTGACATACTCCTATTGCTATGACCGCATCCGCTACAAGACCCCTCCATCAGAGTGTGTGATCAACCCTGACGAGGCCGAACGACTGCGACTCTTCGACCCTGTCACATTCGGTAAAGGAAGACGCCATCGTGGGAAAATCCACCACCACAGCCACCCAAGACAGGCAGAATCAGCTTCTGCTTGA